One part of the Vogesella sp. LIG4 genome encodes these proteins:
- a CDS encoding glycosyltransferase family 4 protein — protein MQIIYVITKAERGGAQLHVLNLIQHQLKQGHNVFLLCGTEGFLTEKATVLGAQVILCPEIIHPIHPLHDIKALFVIRQHLRRLAPNLVHAHSSKAGILTRLACYIEKIPCVFTAHGWAFSEGASLGQRLLGKALEKWIARLGQSIITVSEYDRQLAISKKVAKPSQLFTIHNGIESITFPSQSENVRPKNTLIMVARFAKPKNPKLLLEAMPLLPKNVHCILVGDGPSQSQCKKLTTKLNIESRIEFTGESDNIPALLGSASIFILLSHHEGLPLAIIEAMRSGLPVVASDVGGIPELVEDGVTGFLVPRYAKPKTVASLVLKILNDSELLEDMGKAARKRYLMHFTEKIMLDKINNVYQNVIDNY, from the coding sequence CAAAAGCAGAGCGAGGTGGAGCACAATTGCATGTACTCAACCTTATCCAACATCAACTCAAGCAAGGGCATAATGTATTTTTATTATGTGGCACAGAAGGCTTTCTTACAGAAAAGGCTACAGTTTTGGGAGCACAGGTTATTTTATGCCCGGAAATAATTCACCCAATTCATCCATTACATGACATTAAGGCACTTTTTGTAATTAGACAGCACCTTAGACGCCTCGCGCCAAACCTTGTCCATGCGCATTCATCCAAGGCGGGCATACTGACTCGCTTGGCTTGTTATATTGAAAAAATCCCATGTGTTTTTACTGCTCACGGCTGGGCATTCAGTGAAGGAGCCTCACTTGGGCAAAGATTACTCGGCAAGGCACTTGAAAAGTGGATTGCCCGCCTTGGCCAATCGATCATCACAGTTTCCGAGTACGACCGGCAGCTGGCAATCTCCAAAAAAGTTGCCAAACCAAGTCAACTTTTTACGATACACAATGGCATAGAAAGTATTACTTTTCCATCTCAATCCGAAAATGTAAGGCCCAAAAATACCTTAATTATGGTGGCACGTTTTGCCAAACCTAAGAATCCAAAGCTTTTGCTAGAGGCAATGCCATTACTTCCAAAGAATGTCCATTGCATTTTAGTTGGTGATGGCCCCAGTCAATCTCAGTGTAAAAAACTAACGACTAAGTTAAATATTGAATCCCGCATTGAATTTACGGGAGAAAGTGATAATATCCCTGCCTTACTGGGGTCAGCTTCAATATTTATTCTTTTATCTCATCATGAAGGACTTCCCCTCGCGATAATAGAAGCAATGCGCTCCGGGCTCCCAGTGGTCGCCAGTGATGTTGGGGGCATTCCAGAACTAGTTGAAGATGGAGTGACTGGCTTTCTAGTACCACGTTATGCCAAGCCAAAAACAGTAGCATCCCTTGTACTAAAAATTCTGAATGACTCTGAATTACTAGAAGATATGGGGAAAGCAGCTAGAAAACGTTACCTAATGCACTTTACCGAGAAAATTATGTTGGACAAAATTAATAACGTTTACCAAAATGTAATCGATAATTATTAG
- a CDS encoding glycosyltransferase: MVILSTLFAMLLSIFIAALVVSLLVCIALIRTQHLHARLSMDNSSGVQKFHVNPTPRIGGVPLFLGVLLAALVSQLAHDHVGKLFGNLLLASIPVFLAGLTEDMTKRVSPLWRLLAAFTSAGLAAWLSGCILPKLGIIGVDYLLQIFPAVAVLFTVFAVGGVCHSINIIDGYNGLMGGVVLSVTGALAYVSLAVGDLPLLAVCLALAGGILGFLVWNFPKGMIFAGDAGAYLAGFMLAELAVLLVARHPGVVSPWFPFLVLIYPVFETIFSIWRKKFLRKMSPGLPDGLHFHMLVYKRLVRWMVGSREVSHLTRRNSLTAPYLWGVALFSITPALLLWKVEWALQVSAILFVIGYVWVYRRLVTFRAPRALVLRKNLSNVKLGRGVYRK, translated from the coding sequence GTGGTAATTCTATCTACTTTATTCGCTATGCTGCTTTCCATATTCATCGCTGCTCTAGTTGTCAGTCTTCTGGTGTGCATCGCCCTTATCCGTACTCAACATCTTCATGCCCGGCTGAGTATGGATAACAGTAGTGGTGTGCAAAAATTTCATGTCAACCCGACCCCTCGTATCGGGGGGGTTCCGCTGTTTTTGGGAGTATTGTTGGCCGCGCTAGTATCACAACTGGCCCATGACCATGTGGGTAAGCTGTTTGGGAACCTGTTGTTGGCGAGTATACCCGTGTTTTTAGCTGGTCTAACAGAGGACATGACCAAGCGGGTGTCCCCATTGTGGCGGTTACTGGCTGCTTTTACCTCAGCAGGGTTGGCCGCATGGCTTAGCGGGTGCATATTGCCCAAGCTGGGAATAATTGGAGTGGACTATTTGCTGCAGATATTTCCCGCCGTTGCTGTGCTCTTTACAGTGTTTGCCGTGGGGGGGGTATGCCATTCCATCAATATAATTGATGGATACAATGGCCTTATGGGGGGGGTTGTCTTATCGGTGACTGGTGCACTTGCCTATGTTTCACTGGCAGTAGGTGACCTACCATTATTGGCAGTTTGTCTTGCTCTGGCTGGAGGGATACTTGGTTTTTTAGTCTGGAATTTTCCTAAGGGCATGATATTTGCAGGCGATGCAGGGGCATATTTAGCAGGCTTTATGCTTGCAGAACTTGCCGTATTATTGGTTGCTCGCCATCCAGGAGTTGTTTCCCCATGGTTTCCATTTCTGGTACTAATTTACCCTGTATTTGAAACAATTTTCTCAATATGGCGGAAAAAATTTTTGCGTAAAATGTCCCCCGGCCTACCTGATGGGCTGCATTTTCATATGTTGGTATACAAACGACTGGTGCGTTGGATGGTAGGTAGTCGTGAGGTCTCTCACCTTACGCGACGTAATAGTTTGACAGCACCATATTTATGGGGTGTAGCATTGTTCTCGATTACACCGGCATTACTGCTATGGAAAGTAGAGTGGGCGCTGCAAGTGAGTGCAATTTTATTTGTCATTGGCTATGTGTGGGTATATCGCCGATTAGTTACATTCCGAGCCCCTCGTGCACTGGTACTACGGAAAAATCTCTCTAATGTTAAGTTGGGGCGAGGGGTGTATCGAAAATAA
- a CDS encoding FAD-dependent oxidoreductase produces the protein MGDVFQFMKLSRNPGDKVEVAVRKIEFKEIYTPLHAVDAGEQAGRCLSCGNPYCEWECPVHNYIPNWLKLVKEGKLFEAAEMSHKTNSLPEICGRVCPQDRLCEGACTLEQGGFGAVTIGSIEKFITDEAYKAGWRPDMSKVVWSSKKVAVIGAGPAGLACADVLVRNGVRPVVFDRYEEIGGLLTFGIPEFKLEKAVVKRRREIMEGMGVEFRLNTEIGRDIEIETLLEDYDAVFMGMGAYKYMKGGFEGESLPGVLEALPFLINNVRQCLDTLPAGEAAVSMEGKRVVVLGGGDTAMDCNRTSIRQGASKVICAYRRDEANMPGSKREVGNAREEGVEFLWNRQPMGIEQAADGSLRLKLAETRLGAPDAKGRRNAEIVPGSEEVIECDHVIIAFGFQAEAASWFERQGINVAANGRTVAKGNGAFHYQTSNPKIFAGGDQVRGADLVVRAVFEGRQAAEGMLSYLQVW, from the coding sequence ATGGGTGACGTTTTCCAGTTCATGAAGCTCTCGCGCAACCCCGGCGACAAGGTGGAAGTCGCGGTGCGCAAGATCGAATTCAAAGAAATCTACACGCCGCTGCATGCGGTGGATGCCGGCGAGCAGGCGGGGCGCTGCCTGTCCTGTGGCAACCCCTACTGCGAGTGGGAGTGCCCGGTACACAACTACATCCCCAACTGGCTGAAGCTGGTGAAGGAAGGCAAGCTGTTCGAAGCGGCGGAAATGTCGCACAAGACCAATAGCCTGCCGGAGATCTGCGGCCGCGTCTGCCCGCAGGATCGCCTGTGCGAAGGCGCCTGCACCCTGGAGCAGGGCGGTTTTGGCGCGGTAACCATCGGTAGCATCGAGAAATTCATCACCGACGAGGCCTACAAGGCCGGCTGGCGTCCGGACATGTCCAAAGTGGTGTGGAGCAGCAAGAAGGTGGCAGTGATCGGCGCCGGCCCGGCCGGCCTCGCCTGTGCCGACGTGCTGGTGCGCAACGGCGTGCGCCCGGTGGTGTTCGACCGCTACGAGGAAATCGGCGGCCTGCTCACTTTCGGCATTCCCGAGTTCAAGCTGGAAAAGGCAGTGGTGAAACGCCGCCGCGAGATCATGGAAGGCATGGGCGTGGAGTTCCGCCTCAACACCGAGATCGGCCGCGACATCGAGATCGAAACGCTGCTGGAAGACTACGACGCCGTGTTCATGGGCATGGGCGCCTACAAGTACATGAAAGGCGGCTTTGAAGGCGAAAGCCTGCCGGGCGTGCTGGAAGCGCTGCCGTTCCTGATCAACAACGTGCGCCAGTGCCTGGATACCCTGCCGGCCGGCGAAGCCGCAGTATCGATGGAAGGCAAGCGCGTGGTGGTACTGGGCGGTGGCGACACTGCCATGGACTGCAACCGCACCTCCATCCGCCAGGGCGCCAGCAAGGTGATCTGCGCCTACCGCCGCGACGAAGCCAACATGCCGGGCTCCAAGCGCGAAGTGGGCAACGCGCGCGAAGAAGGCGTGGAATTCCTGTGGAACCGCCAGCCGATGGGCATCGAACAGGCCGCTGACGGCAGCCTGCGCCTGAAACTGGCGGAAACCCGTCTGGGCGCACCGGATGCCAAGGGCCGCCGCAACGCCGAAATCGTGCCGGGCAGCGAAGAAGTGATCGAGTGCGATCACGTCATCATCGCCTTCGGCTTCCAGGCCGAGGCCGCCAGCTGGTTCGAACGGCAGGGCATCAACGTTGCGGCCAACGGCCGCACCGTAGCCAAGGGCAACGGTGCGTTCCACTACCAGACCAGCAACCCGAAAATCTTCGCCGGCGGCGACCAGGTTCGCGGAGCCGACCTGGTGGTGCGCGCCGTGTTCGAAGGCCGCCAGGCGGCGGAGGGGATGTTGAGCTACCTGCAGGTGTGGTAG
- the gltB gene encoding glutamate synthase large subunit, with the protein MDRQRWLEGTLYSPDFEQDSCGFGLIAQLDDKPSHWLVQTAISSLAKLTHRGAVAADGKSGDGCGLLFRKPDGFLREVAAEAGITLKATYAAGLVFSHPQDGERSRTRLKEYLESQGLEVAGFRVVPIDTAACGEQAMASLPSFHQVFVNCPFGMDELGFQRRLYMGRRQAEKANKADDPYFYIPTLSPHTLSYKGLVTPENLHKFYLDLSDPRFESSLSVFHQRFSTNTWPQWKLAQPFRFLAHNGEINTVQGNRNWARARERIMTSPHLDMDAIRPIVQTDGSDSMSLDNMLEGLLMGGIPLFRALRLLVPPAWQNVDSTDKDLRAFYEFNSMHMEPWDGPAGIVLTDGRYAGCMLDRNGLRPARWVLTKDNILTIASEVGVWDYKPEDVVKKGRVKPGQLFAADLQTGEILYPEDIDAQLKSAKPYRQWIKDAGSRLELSIEDDAGLEAWPKEQLLTFQKLFNISFEERDQILRVLAEDGQEAVGSMGDDTPMAVLSEKVRSPFDYLRQQFAQVTNPPIDPIREAIVMSLNTVFGPELNMFEETAAHAKRLEVRSPVLSREKFLRITSRPEAYLKATTFDLCYDPAESNLEDAIRKLCSHVVEAVQEGSVIVVLSDRTVAANRLPIHALFATGAVHHALIDCGLRCKANILVETGTVRDPHQMAALIGYGATAVYPYLAYQTIVDLVQTGDVSLRVNEALQHYRKGINKGLMKVLSKMGISTIASYRGAQLFEGIGLHESVVALCLKGTVSRISGAGFEDFEDDQKKLSKLAFNPMRPVTHGGLLKYVHGEEYHAYNPDVVQMLQKAVQNTDYDAYKQYAELVNTRPVAMFRDLMEVKLDGITPISIDEVEPVESILKRFDSAGMSLGALSPEAHEAMATAMNRLGGRSNSGEGGEDPVRYGTEKMSKIKQVASGRFGVTPHYLVNAEVLQIKVAQGAKPGEGGQLPGDKVSPLIAKLRCSKPGISLISPPPHHDIYSIEDLAQLIFDLKQVNPKALVSVKLVAEPGVGTIAAGVAKAYADLITISGYDGGTGASPLTSVKYAGSPWELGLTEAQQVLRANGLRGRVRVQTDGGLKTGLDVIKAALMGAESFGFGTGPMIALGCKFLRICHLNNCATGVATQEVKLRSKYFIGLPEMVMNYFLFIAQETREWMAKLGVRNMEELIGRMDLLALRDGATGRQQKLDLSPLLSQGSVPDSVPRFCVSDSNPSFDKGEFAEQVLQDALPAINNKQMLELSYRIENTHRSIGARLSGEIARVHGAAGLPFGCLKVKFQGAAGQSFGVWNAPGLHLELEGDANDYVGKGMAGGRVVIYPPKNAAYKPDESIIVGNTCLYGATGGQLFAAGVAGERFAVRNSGALAVIEGAGDHCCEYMTGGSVIVLGETGYNFGAGMTGGFAFVYDPEERFAYRYNNELIDIHLINGEAMGMYRAYLLEKIAKHVELTGSETGRAMLENFDDYVDYFWLVKPKAAKLDSLLKD; encoded by the coding sequence ATGGACAGACAGCGTTGGCTGGAGGGCACTCTCTATAGCCCGGATTTCGAACAGGACAGCTGTGGCTTCGGCCTGATTGCTCAGCTGGACGACAAACCTTCCCATTGGCTGGTGCAGACCGCCATTTCCTCGCTGGCCAAGCTTACCCACCGCGGCGCGGTGGCGGCAGACGGCAAGTCGGGTGATGGCTGTGGCCTGCTGTTCCGCAAGCCGGATGGTTTCTTGCGCGAAGTGGCGGCCGAGGCCGGCATTACGCTGAAGGCGACCTACGCCGCAGGCCTGGTGTTCAGCCACCCGCAGGATGGCGAGCGCAGCCGCACCCGTCTCAAGGAATACCTGGAAAGCCAGGGCCTGGAAGTGGCCGGTTTCCGCGTGGTGCCCATCGACACCGCCGCCTGTGGCGAGCAGGCGATGGCGTCGCTGCCGAGCTTCCACCAGGTGTTCGTGAACTGTCCGTTCGGCATGGACGAGCTGGGCTTCCAGCGCCGCCTGTACATGGGCCGTCGCCAGGCAGAGAAGGCCAACAAGGCCGACGATCCGTACTTCTACATCCCCACGCTGTCGCCGCATACGCTGTCGTACAAGGGCCTGGTAACCCCGGAGAACCTGCACAAGTTCTACCTGGACCTGTCCGATCCGCGTTTCGAATCCAGCCTGTCGGTATTCCACCAGCGCTTCTCCACCAACACCTGGCCGCAGTGGAAGCTGGCGCAGCCGTTCCGCTTCCTGGCGCACAACGGTGAAATCAACACCGTACAGGGCAACCGCAACTGGGCACGTGCCCGCGAGCGCATCATGACCTCGCCGCACCTGGACATGGACGCCATCCGCCCCATCGTGCAGACCGACGGCTCCGACTCCATGTCGCTGGACAATATGCTGGAAGGCCTGCTGATGGGCGGCATTCCGCTGTTCCGCGCGCTGCGCCTGCTGGTGCCGCCGGCATGGCAGAACGTGGACAGCACCGACAAGGACCTGCGCGCCTTCTACGAATTCAACTCCATGCACATGGAGCCGTGGGACGGCCCGGCCGGCATCGTGCTGACCGACGGCCGCTACGCCGGCTGCATGCTGGACCGTAACGGCCTGCGCCCGGCGCGCTGGGTACTGACCAAGGACAACATCCTCACCATCGCCTCGGAAGTGGGCGTGTGGGATTACAAGCCGGAAGACGTGGTGAAGAAGGGCCGCGTGAAGCCGGGTCAGCTGTTTGCGGCCGACCTGCAGACCGGCGAGATACTGTACCCGGAAGACATCGACGCCCAGCTGAAGTCCGCCAAGCCGTACCGCCAGTGGATCAAGGACGCCGGTTCGCGCCTGGAGCTGTCCATCGAGGACGACGCCGGCCTGGAAGCCTGGCCGAAGGAGCAACTGCTCACCTTCCAGAAGCTGTTCAACATCAGCTTCGAAGAACGCGACCAGATCCTGCGCGTACTGGCCGAAGACGGCCAGGAGGCGGTGGGCTCCATGGGTGACGACACCCCGATGGCGGTGCTGAGCGAGAAAGTACGCTCGCCGTTCGACTACCTGCGCCAGCAGTTCGCCCAGGTGACCAACCCGCCGATCGACCCGATCCGCGAAGCCATCGTGATGTCGCTGAACACCGTGTTCGGCCCCGAACTGAATATGTTCGAGGAGACCGCGGCACATGCCAAGCGCCTGGAAGTGCGCAGCCCGGTGCTGTCGCGCGAGAAATTCCTGCGCATCACCAGCCGCCCGGAAGCCTACCTGAAGGCCACTACCTTCGACCTGTGCTACGACCCGGCGGAAAGCAATCTGGAAGACGCCATCCGCAAGCTGTGCAGCCACGTGGTGGAAGCGGTACAGGAAGGCAGCGTGATCGTGGTGCTGTCCGACCGCACCGTTGCGGCCAACCGTCTGCCCATCCACGCACTGTTCGCCACCGGCGCCGTGCACCACGCGCTGATCGACTGCGGCCTGCGCTGCAAGGCTAACATCCTGGTGGAAACCGGCACCGTGCGCGACCCGCACCAGATGGCCGCGCTGATCGGCTACGGCGCCACCGCGGTATACCCGTACCTGGCCTACCAGACCATCGTCGACCTGGTGCAGACCGGTGACGTGAGCCTGCGCGTCAACGAGGCGCTGCAGCACTACCGCAAGGGCATCAACAAGGGCCTGATGAAGGTGCTGTCCAAGATGGGCATCTCCACCATCGCCAGCTACCGCGGCGCTCAGCTATTCGAAGGTATCGGCCTGCATGAGAGCGTGGTGGCACTGTGCCTGAAGGGCACCGTATCGCGCATCTCCGGCGCCGGCTTCGAGGACTTCGAGGACGACCAGAAGAAGCTGTCCAAGCTGGCGTTCAATCCGATGCGCCCGGTTACCCACGGCGGCCTGCTCAAGTACGTGCATGGCGAGGAGTACCACGCCTACAACCCGGACGTGGTGCAGATGCTGCAGAAGGCCGTGCAGAACACCGACTACGACGCTTACAAGCAGTACGCCGAGCTGGTAAACACCCGCCCGGTGGCCATGTTCCGCGACCTGATGGAAGTGAAGCTGGACGGCATCACCCCGATCTCCATCGACGAAGTGGAACCGGTGGAAAGCATCCTCAAGCGTTTCGACTCCGCCGGCATGTCGCTGGGCGCGCTGTCGCCGGAAGCGCACGAGGCGATGGCTACCGCCATGAACCGCCTCGGCGGCCGTTCCAACTCCGGTGAAGGCGGTGAAGACCCGGTGCGCTACGGCACCGAGAAGATGTCCAAGATCAAGCAGGTGGCCTCCGGCCGCTTTGGCGTCACCCCGCATTACCTGGTGAACGCCGAAGTGCTGCAGATCAAGGTGGCGCAGGGCGCCAAGCCGGGCGAGGGCGGCCAGCTGCCGGGCGACAAGGTATCGCCGCTGATCGCCAAGCTGCGCTGCTCCAAGCCGGGCATCAGCCTGATTTCGCCGCCGCCGCACCACGACATTTACTCCATCGAGGATCTGGCACAGCTGATCTTCGACCTGAAGCAGGTGAACCCCAAGGCGCTGGTATCGGTGAAACTGGTGGCAGAGCCGGGTGTGGGCACCATTGCCGCCGGCGTGGCCAAGGCCTATGCCGACCTGATCACCATCTCCGGCTACGATGGCGGTACCGGTGCCAGCCCGCTGACCAGCGTGAAATATGCCGGCAGCCCGTGGGAGCTGGGCCTCACCGAAGCACAGCAGGTGCTGCGTGCCAACGGCCTGCGTGGCCGCGTGCGCGTGCAGACCGACGGCGGCCTGAAGACCGGCCTCGATGTGATCAAGGCCGCGCTGATGGGCGCCGAGAGCTTCGGCTTCGGCACCGGCCCGATGATTGCGCTGGGCTGCAAGTTCCTGCGTATCTGCCACCTGAACAACTGCGCCACCGGCGTGGCCACCCAGGAAGTGAAGCTGCGCTCCAAGTACTTCATCGGCCTGCCGGAAATGGTGATGAACTACTTCCTGTTCATCGCCCAGGAAACCCGCGAGTGGATGGCCAAGCTCGGCGTGCGCAATATGGAAGAGCTGATCGGCCGCATGGATCTGCTGGCCCTGCGTGACGGCGCCACCGGCCGCCAGCAGAAGCTGGACCTCTCCCCGCTGCTGTCGCAAGGCAGTGTGCCGGACAGTGTGCCGCGCTTCTGCGTAAGCGACTCCAACCCCTCGTTCGACAAGGGTGAGTTTGCCGAGCAGGTGCTGCAGGATGCGCTGCCAGCGATCAACAACAAGCAGATGCTGGAGTTGTCCTACCGCATCGAGAACACCCACCGCTCCATCGGTGCCCGCCTGTCCGGCGAGATCGCCCGCGTGCACGGCGCGGCCGGCCTGCCGTTCGGCTGCCTGAAGGTGAAGTTCCAGGGTGCCGCCGGCCAGAGCTTTGGCGTGTGGAACGCCCCGGGCCTGCACCTGGAGCTGGAAGGCGATGCCAACGATTACGTGGGCAAGGGCATGGCCGGTGGCCGCGTGGTGATCTACCCGCCGAAGAACGCCGCCTACAAGCCGGATGAGTCCATCATCGTCGGCAACACCTGCCTGTACGGCGCCACCGGCGGCCAGCTGTTCGCTGCCGGTGTGGCCGGCGAGCGCTTCGCGGTGCGCAACTCCGGCGCGCTGGCGGTGATCGAGGGCGCGGGTGACCACTGCTGCGAATACATGACCGGCGGTAGCGTGATCGTGCTGGGCGAAACCGGCTACAACTTCGGTGCCGGCATGACCGGTGGCTTCGCCTTCGTCTACGACCCGGAAGAGCGCTTCGCCTACCGCTACAACAACGAGCTGATCGACATCCACCTGATCAACGGCGAAGCCATGGGTATGTATCGTGCCTACCTGCTGGAGAAGATTGCCAAGCACGTGGAGCTCACCGGTTCGGAAACCGGCCGCGCCATGCTGGAGAACTTCGACGACTACGTCGATTACTTCTGGCTGGTGAAGCCGAAGGCGGCCAAGCTCGACAGCCTGCTGAAGGACTAA
- a CDS encoding phosphatidylserine/phosphatidylglycerophosphate/cardiolipin synthase family protein has product MTSQTASSAGSPLFRQLAEQALARSAGAPLVAGNRVDVLFDAEANFAAWMAAIQQANSVVLVEMYLFANDDFGRQLRDLLCRKALAGVTVCLLYDWLGCWREHYRGFFKPLLQVGAQVRAWQAPSLTRGMRVLGRDHRKLIVVDGHTAFIGGLCASSRWQDWRDTGLRLAGPLLSDAIAAFADSWAQCGSPLKLPPLPAPENHGNIAARLIATTPATANLMRLDLLIAGFARERLWLTDAYFMGTSAYLTALQHAARDGVDVRLLVPRASDIGWIATISRTQYRSLLEAGVRVFEWNGPMVHAKTAVADQRWARIGSTNLNLSSWLANREIDLAIEDDGVAATMAQRFLQDLDNATEIVLGGSRRRPVPSQEMLRRSRLPLRQQAVVSAAAAARQAARIGVVLDSAVRGTRDVDDSEASAFLSIGLVLLLLAIAIAVFPYLAALPLTLVLLLAAASVLLRAWQLYRRRRRKKQHPPPRPAAAPPARQPPDDAS; this is encoded by the coding sequence ATGACATCGCAAACCGCCAGTTCCGCCGGCTCGCCGCTGTTCCGCCAGCTGGCAGAACAGGCACTGGCACGCTCGGCCGGCGCCCCGTTGGTAGCGGGTAACCGGGTGGATGTGCTGTTCGATGCCGAGGCCAATTTTGCGGCCTGGATGGCAGCCATCCAGCAGGCGAACAGCGTAGTGCTGGTGGAGATGTATTTGTTTGCCAACGACGACTTTGGCCGTCAGCTGCGCGACCTGCTGTGCCGCAAGGCGCTGGCCGGCGTAACCGTCTGCCTGCTGTACGACTGGCTGGGCTGCTGGCGCGAGCACTACCGCGGCTTTTTCAAGCCGCTGCTGCAGGTCGGCGCCCAGGTCCGGGCCTGGCAGGCGCCCAGCCTCACCCGCGGCATGCGCGTGCTGGGGCGCGATCACCGCAAACTGATCGTGGTGGACGGTCACACCGCCTTCATCGGCGGCCTGTGCGCCAGCTCGCGCTGGCAGGACTGGCGCGACACCGGCCTGCGCCTCGCCGGCCCGCTGCTGAGCGATGCCATCGCCGCTTTTGCCGACAGCTGGGCGCAGTGCGGCAGCCCGCTGAAACTGCCGCCCCTACCCGCGCCGGAAAACCACGGCAACATCGCGGCGCGGCTGATCGCCACCACCCCGGCCACCGCCAACCTGATGCGGCTGGATCTGCTGATCGCCGGCTTCGCCCGCGAACGGCTATGGCTCACCGATGCCTACTTCATGGGCACCAGCGCCTACCTCACCGCCCTGCAGCATGCTGCGCGCGACGGTGTGGACGTGCGCCTGCTGGTGCCGCGCGCCAGCGACATCGGCTGGATCGCCACCATCTCGCGTACCCAGTACCGGTCGCTGCTGGAGGCCGGTGTACGCGTGTTCGAATGGAACGGCCCGATGGTGCACGCCAAGACCGCGGTGGCCGACCAGCGTTGGGCGCGCATCGGCTCCACCAACCTGAACCTGTCCAGCTGGCTGGCCAACCGCGAAATCGATCTGGCCATCGAGGACGACGGCGTGGCCGCCACCATGGCGCAGCGCTTCCTGCAGGATCTGGACAACGCCACCGAGATCGTACTGGGCGGCAGCCGGCGCCGGCCGGTGCCGTCGCAAGAGATGCTGCGCCGCAGCCGCCTGCCGTTGCGGCAGCAGGCGGTGGTGAGCGCCGCGGCAGCGGCACGGCAGGCGGCGCGCATCGGCGTGGTGCTGGACAGCGCGGTACGCGGCACCCGCGACGTGGACGACAGCGAGGCCAGCGCCTTTCTCAGTATCGGCCTGGTGTTGCTGCTGCTGGCCATCGCCATCGCCGTGTTCCCCTACCTGGCGGCGCTGCCGCTGACGCTGGTGCTGCTGCTGGCCGCCGCCAGCGTACTGCTGCGCGCCTGGCAGCTGTACCGCCGCCGGCGGCGCAAAAAACAACACCCGCCGCCGCGCCCCGCGGCAGCGCCCCCGGCCCGGCAGCCACCGGACGACGCCAGCTGA